Proteins encoded within one genomic window of Dyadobacter chenhuakuii:
- a CDS encoding RidA family protein, giving the protein MSRQNILSGSPWEDKMGYCRAVRIGNIIEVAGTVAIVDGEKVKADDAFAQTNNIIERIEKVLQEAGASLNDVVRTRIFTTDISLFDDIARAHGAFFRDIKPATGIYEISKLVAPEYLIEIEFTAIVS; this is encoded by the coding sequence ATGTCAAGACAAAATATACTATCTGGTTCTCCCTGGGAAGACAAAATGGGATACTGCCGCGCGGTGCGCATCGGTAACATTATAGAAGTTGCAGGCACTGTTGCCATCGTTGACGGAGAAAAAGTAAAGGCAGACGATGCTTTTGCTCAAACGAATAACATTATTGAAAGAATCGAAAAGGTTCTGCAGGAAGCCGGAGCCAGTTTAAATGATGTTGTGAGAACACGCATTTTTACCACGGACATCAGCCTGTTTGACGATATAGCAAGAGCACACGGCGCTTTTTTCAGGGATATCAAGCCCGCTACGGGGATTTACGAGATCAGCAAACTCGTTGCGCCGGAATATTTAATTGAAATCGAGTTCACGGCCATTGTGTCGTAA
- a CDS encoding helix-hairpin-helix domain-containing protein, whose protein sequence is MIKLNTLTYAFRSKIRDRAVLPCIVLTLIFLLSPKNLFAQEPPRREIDIDAFIQNLIADPSEEADYSELYESLFALYADPIDINKATRDELAALMLLSEKQLNSFFKYREQLGPLISLYELQAIPDFDLVAIYRLLPFVTVHSRTLSLAESLKNPSQHFLIVRSGKLLEKQKGFLPADSGSTASRYNGKPVYGYLKYRNSRAGVYSYGFAMEKDAGEVWWNWNAKRQILGSDFSSFHVQIMNQGKIKNLIIGDYQMQAGQGLVMAAGFSLGKGAEVISSTYRSTLGLKPYTSALESNFFRGAAATFSLSKHFELTTFYSYTKRDATVNDAKDDREHIASSLPVTGYHRTAGERDKHNNLLEQNIGMHLLFKLPSKAGQLGFTWLNTGYDIKLQKRNTAYNRYEFSGKHNLVVGLHGDYRWQNFHFFGEAARSKSGGYGAIAGLIAALGKKFDLSMLGRHYDCDFQTFYGNAIAEATRPINETGGYAGFRYAPNRRWKLSAYYDYFKFPWLKYLVDAPSKGYDYYVHILWKPNKRFNAYALYHQKKKQRNAPSDSGNEDGLVSTIRKTATINVEYEKPLRFSLKTRLQSGNLAYIKISKSNGFTLLQDVSWQFPRLELSARLAYFKTDDYDSRQYVYEKDMLYAFSIPAYYDAGTRHYLMARYAVSKNMKLWLRWSQTRYANLDKISSGLNEIQGAKRSELKAQVMYQF, encoded by the coding sequence ATGATTAAACTAAATACATTAACATACGCTTTTAGGTCAAAAATCCGGGATCGGGCGGTTCTGCCATGCATTGTCCTTACGCTCATTTTTTTATTGAGTCCCAAAAACCTTTTTGCCCAGGAGCCGCCGCGCAGGGAGATTGACATTGATGCCTTCATCCAAAACCTGATCGCCGATCCTTCCGAAGAGGCTGATTACAGCGAACTCTACGAATCGCTTTTCGCATTATATGCTGATCCGATAGACATTAATAAGGCAACCCGTGACGAATTGGCGGCTTTAATGCTCCTTTCAGAAAAACAGTTAAATTCCTTTTTCAAATACCGCGAGCAACTCGGCCCGCTCATTTCCCTTTACGAACTACAAGCCATTCCTGATTTTGATCTGGTCGCCATCTATCGGTTACTGCCTTTTGTGACGGTCCATTCGCGCACATTGTCCCTGGCTGAGTCGCTGAAAAACCCTTCGCAACATTTCCTGATCGTCCGGTCCGGAAAATTACTGGAAAAACAAAAAGGCTTCCTTCCTGCTGATTCCGGATCTACGGCTTCAAGATATAACGGAAAACCAGTTTACGGATATTTGAAATACAGAAATTCCCGCGCGGGAGTTTACAGTTACGGCTTCGCTATGGAGAAAGATGCGGGCGAAGTTTGGTGGAACTGGAATGCAAAACGGCAAATTCTCGGCTCAGATTTTTCCTCATTTCATGTACAGATTATGAACCAGGGAAAGATCAAAAACCTGATCATTGGGGATTATCAAATGCAGGCTGGGCAAGGACTCGTAATGGCCGCGGGATTTTCGCTGGGCAAAGGTGCAGAGGTCATCAGCTCCACATACAGAAGCACATTAGGCTTAAAACCTTACACTTCTGCATTGGAATCCAACTTTTTTCGGGGAGCCGCAGCGACGTTTTCATTGTCAAAGCATTTTGAGCTAACAACATTTTACTCTTATACCAAAAGAGATGCAACTGTTAATGACGCGAAAGACGATCGTGAGCACATAGCCAGCTCCTTACCCGTCACCGGTTACCATCGGACAGCCGGCGAGCGGGACAAGCATAATAATCTTTTGGAACAAAATATCGGGATGCATTTGCTCTTTAAGCTGCCTTCCAAAGCTGGCCAGCTTGGCTTCACATGGCTGAATACGGGTTATGACATCAAATTACAGAAGCGGAATACGGCTTACAACCGCTATGAATTTTCCGGAAAACACAATCTTGTTGTTGGCCTGCATGGTGATTACCGATGGCAAAACTTTCATTTTTTCGGAGAAGCGGCACGCTCGAAAAGCGGAGGTTACGGAGCCATTGCAGGCTTAATAGCAGCATTGGGCAAAAAGTTTGATCTCAGCATGTTAGGCCGTCATTACGACTGCGATTTTCAAACATTCTACGGAAATGCCATTGCAGAAGCCACGCGACCGATTAATGAAACGGGCGGTTATGCGGGTTTTCGTTACGCACCGAACCGGCGTTGGAAGCTGAGTGCATATTATGATTATTTCAAATTTCCGTGGCTGAAATATCTGGTAGACGCGCCTTCGAAAGGTTACGATTATTATGTCCACATTCTCTGGAAGCCTAACAAGCGATTTAATGCTTACGCTTTATATCACCAGAAGAAAAAACAGCGCAATGCGCCGTCAGATAGCGGGAACGAAGATGGGCTCGTTTCCACAATCCGCAAAACGGCAACGATCAACGTCGAATATGAGAAACCACTTCGCTTCTCGCTCAAAACCCGTTTGCAAAGCGGCAATCTGGCCTATATAAAGATTTCAAAATCAAATGGTTTCACCCTTTTACAAGACGTAAGCTGGCAATTTCCAAGGCTGGAACTGAGTGCCCGCCTGGCCTATTTCAAAACGGATGATTATGACAGCAGACAATATGTGTATGAAAAAGATATGCTTTACGCCTTCTCCATTCCCGCATATTACGACGCCGGCACCCGGCATTATCTCATGGCGCGTTATGCCGTTTCCAAAAATATGAAGCTGTGGCTCAGGTGGTCACAAACGCGCTATGCAAATCTGGACAAAATCAGCTCCGGCCTGAATGAAATTCAGGGTGCCAAACGCAGCGAGTTAAAGGCCCAGGTAATGTATCAGTTTTGA
- the recQ gene encoding DNA helicase RecQ codes for MQDNKLEALKKYFGYDSFRPQQAEIIDTVMAGKDCLVLMPTGGGKSVCFQIPAILKDGLTVVISPLIALMKDQVEALRGNGVNAAFLNSSLSGAEQDSVMWQAKTGELKLLYIAPERLFSGNTFDFLREWNVKLFAVDESHCISSWGHDFRPEYRQLNTLKMRFPDIPVIALTATADRVTRRDILKQLNIESAETFIASFDRPNLNLSVLPGRKRMQQIQEFLKKHEGQAGIIYCLSRKGTETVAASLKNAGFKAEYYHAGLAPDKRSRVQEQFLKDDIQVIVATIAFGMGIDKSNVRWVIHYNLPSNVESFYQEIGRAGRDGSPSDTVLFYSFLDIITRQDMINNSDQSAEQKELLHAKLNRMKQYAEADICRRRILLSYFNEAVDYDCGNCDVCRNPRTRFDATVIAQKALSGIARTDQKIAMGMLIDILRGSRNRNILQHGYDRLPTFGVGNELRGEEWAEYIGQLLNSGVMDIAYDEAHSFKLNPVSKQVLKGERKVELVKFIPISERKAKEEALVPKEKPKQEIIRDALFERLRILRKQMADALGVPPYVVFSDATLSEMAQKKPISEAQMKAVSGIGAEKFRRYGETFINEILAFARENTKPGTRVVKGMTYVETLDLYQEGYSLKIIAEKRDLSTVTIISHLIKLKEDGHNIDLRGLIDNQAYNTIIQAAQEIQVGKNDPLKPLFELLNEQFDYGQIRLALALFEESRN; via the coding sequence ATGCAAGACAACAAACTAGAAGCACTTAAAAAATATTTTGGTTACGACTCCTTCCGACCGCAGCAAGCCGAAATCATCGACACCGTCATGGCAGGCAAAGATTGCCTCGTCCTCATGCCGACCGGCGGCGGAAAGTCAGTCTGTTTCCAGATTCCCGCCATACTCAAAGACGGCCTGACCGTTGTTATCTCACCCTTAATCGCGTTGATGAAGGATCAGGTGGAAGCATTGCGGGGGAACGGGGTGAATGCGGCGTTTTTGAATTCATCCCTTTCTGGCGCTGAGCAGGATAGCGTGATGTGGCAAGCAAAAACAGGCGAATTGAAATTGCTATACATTGCACCCGAACGCCTTTTTTCGGGAAATACATTTGATTTTTTACGCGAGTGGAATGTAAAGTTGTTTGCTGTGGACGAATCGCACTGTATTTCGTCCTGGGGCCACGATTTCCGCCCGGAATATCGCCAGCTGAACACTTTAAAAATGCGCTTTCCTGACATTCCGGTCATTGCATTAACAGCAACCGCCGACCGCGTGACACGCCGGGACATTCTGAAACAGCTGAACATTGAATCTGCCGAAACATTCATCGCTAGTTTCGACCGGCCCAACCTCAACCTGAGCGTGCTTCCGGGTAGAAAACGCATGCAGCAAATCCAGGAGTTTCTGAAAAAACACGAGGGACAGGCCGGCATCATTTACTGTCTGAGCCGTAAAGGAACCGAAACGGTGGCGGCGAGCCTGAAAAATGCCGGTTTCAAAGCCGAATATTATCACGCAGGTCTGGCGCCGGATAAACGCTCTCGCGTACAAGAGCAATTTCTGAAAGATGACATTCAGGTGATTGTAGCCACCATTGCCTTCGGAATGGGGATTGACAAATCCAATGTGCGCTGGGTTATTCACTACAACTTGCCTTCAAATGTAGAAAGCTTTTACCAGGAAATCGGGCGGGCAGGGCGTGATGGTTCCCCTTCGGACACCGTGCTTTTTTACAGCTTCCTGGATATCATTACCAGGCAGGATATGATCAACAATTCGGATCAATCTGCCGAGCAGAAAGAGCTTTTGCACGCCAAACTGAACCGGATGAAGCAATATGCGGAAGCGGACATTTGCCGGAGGCGCATCTTACTCAGCTATTTCAATGAAGCCGTGGATTACGACTGCGGAAACTGCGATGTGTGCAGAAACCCAAGAACGCGGTTCGATGCCACCGTTATCGCCCAGAAAGCCCTTTCCGGCATTGCGCGCACCGACCAGAAAATAGCGATGGGGATGCTGATCGATATTTTGCGGGGCAGCCGTAACCGCAACATTCTGCAACACGGCTACGACCGGCTTCCCACCTTTGGCGTCGGTAACGAGCTTCGCGGGGAAGAATGGGCGGAATACATTGGCCAGCTGCTGAACTCCGGCGTGATGGATATTGCGTACGACGAAGCACATTCATTCAAACTAAATCCGGTGAGCAAGCAGGTTTTGAAAGGCGAACGCAAAGTAGAGCTCGTGAAATTCATTCCGATTTCCGAACGCAAAGCCAAGGAAGAAGCGCTGGTTCCGAAAGAAAAACCGAAGCAGGAAATCATTCGCGATGCATTGTTCGAACGCCTGCGCATATTAAGAAAGCAAATGGCCGACGCGCTGGGCGTTCCGCCTTATGTCGTTTTCAGCGATGCAACGCTTTCAGAGATGGCGCAGAAAAAGCCAATTTCGGAGGCGCAGATGAAAGCCGTTTCAGGGATTGGTGCAGAGAAATTCCGTCGTTATGGCGAAACATTCATTAACGAAATTCTGGCCTTTGCTAGGGAAAATACGAAGCCCGGAACACGTGTGGTAAAGGGAATGACCTATGTAGAAACACTCGATTTGTATCAGGAAGGTTACTCTTTAAAAATAATTGCAGAAAAACGTGATCTCAGTACAGTCACCATTATTTCACATTTAATTAAGCTGAAAGAAGATGGCCACAACATTGATTTACGAGGACTTATTGATAATCAGGCATATAATACGATAATTCAAGCTGCACAGGAAATTCAGGTTGGAAAAAACGATCCACTCAAACCCCTTTTCGAGCTGCTTAATGAGCAATTCGACTACGGACAGATCCGGCTCGCACTTGCACTTTTCGAGGAATCACGGAATTAA
- the nadC gene encoding carboxylating nicotinate-nucleotide diphosphorylase, translating to METNPHELRDLIRLALLEDIGDGDHSSLSCVPENATKRAQLLVKQDGILAGVEVAQIIFDETAAAYNYPPLKINVLLLDGTYVKSKDVVFTVEGNARLILKAERLVLNTMQRMSGIATYARQMSDLIKDLPVKLLDTRKTTPNFRVFEKLAVKIGGAVNHRMGLYDMIMLKDNHVDYAGGIEPAILRASAYRQKLGKNLKIEIETRNLKEVDEVLRVGMVDIIMLDNFSLDDLREAVKRIGGRYETEASGNITEKTLRAVAETGIDGISSGALTHQARSLDLSLKAF from the coding sequence ATGGAAACCAATCCCCATGAACTTCGCGATCTGATTCGGCTTGCTTTGCTGGAAGATATTGGCGACGGCGATCATTCTTCCCTCTCCTGCGTGCCAGAAAATGCGACCAAGCGCGCACAATTACTTGTGAAACAGGATGGAATTCTGGCGGGCGTTGAGGTGGCCCAGATCATTTTTGACGAGACGGCCGCAGCCTATAATTACCCCCCCCTAAAAATAAATGTGTTACTTCTTGACGGAACTTACGTCAAAAGCAAGGATGTGGTATTTACCGTTGAAGGGAATGCACGATTGATCCTCAAAGCTGAACGGCTGGTTCTCAACACAATGCAGCGCATGAGCGGCATTGCAACCTACGCCCGCCAGATGTCGGATCTGATCAAAGACTTGCCCGTAAAGCTGCTCGACACCAGAAAAACGACACCTAATTTTCGCGTTTTCGAAAAATTAGCTGTAAAAATCGGCGGTGCGGTAAATCACAGGATGGGCTTGTACGACATGATCATGTTGAAAGACAACCATGTGGATTATGCAGGAGGCATTGAACCGGCCATTTTGCGCGCGAGTGCTTACAGGCAAAAATTGGGTAAAAACCTGAAAATTGAAATAGAGACCAGAAATCTCAAAGAAGTCGACGAAGTGCTGCGTGTGGGGATGGTCGACATTATTATGCTGGATAATTTTTCACTCGATGACCTGCGCGAGGCCGTAAAACGCATTGGCGGACGGTACGAAACGGAAGCATCGGGAAATATTACGGAAAAAACATTGCGCGCGGTGGCGGAAACCGGCATTGATGGCATTTCCAGCGGCGCATTAACACACCAGGCAAGGAGTCTGGATTTGAGTTTAAAAGCCTTTTAA
- a CDS encoding DEAD/DEAH box helicase: MENEKKEKLSNFLLRRTEKDVLSRGRSIYSSGGLKVSKLDYNGPGNAEFKVKSDYSIQFYQIYIRDFLTPQITTECSCPDKNGLCKHRVASILYILDKMPTIKQVVHEMSSTVIELAEIKELQLRNLVLEDTWKNRESIQNVIIVSAKEGEAQCIVRENEQDFTVDFQRIKSTKQIHTSCTCNQQLWVPLCQHKLAALLKLREELGDRAFEVMRDLTVEKNNLLAEYGYSLEDDIKGKFEFKLDEDGGLYLIKADPALQKVGPYQDWQTLRDRILPAQNVSFSVSSDSQQEDEDRISIFVFWPKGKNHLLDIGFGVFSVKYSSKSEKITNIKNIAGGSSHYYSADEIPVLTDADARLVRIAKHWEEGLQKFIRKQGWSYNAYLHFDDVSSEQRYEARNYVGKNLNRIFNDLDAERIYLADGDYVTSNNQLTQLELHREPVKLFFVLTEDKEFITLNPYVELKAGSPLELQKVVSLDSFWLGIHNEKTLFRWAGISEAEMVAYLGQTGYKIRVRKEFSEEFLRDWIIPVAEQFDVIFQTRHEVLSRPLTFSKPRIYLKEDDANLLIVPNFVYQDENEEGSEVVFMHDQRRSKTGFEDNKITMLERDLPAENAVWEWLKSLNPAFANQTGQPFFYVPLDQVMKGGWLFSFVEAVGKKKYELLGFKDLKKMRFNPNRGTVKVNASSGIDWFDMTVEITFGDQRVSLADAKKALLKKQNYVQLQDGSLGVLPDEWISKLEPLLQFGRVNGDKIHLSKIHFSLIDELVSETDNEEVFRELHEKKQKLLNFKQIPNVALPENVNATLRQYQEEGYKWIHFLDEFGWGGCLADDMGLGKTLQMLTFLQQQKNLNPQNTNLVVVPTTLIFNWQAEAAKFTPDLSLYVHRGMARRKDIDFFREYDIILTTYGTMRSDVELLRKFDFNYIVLDEAQAIKNPDSLTSKASRLLHAKNRLTMTGTPVENNTFDLYSQFEFLNPGMLGHADFFRSEYATPIDKYQDKEKAAELRKLVYPFMLKRTKEEVATDLPDKTETILFCEMGQKQRKVYDTFREKYRLEIAEKLATEGLNKSSFLILEALLKLRQICDSPSILSGDEDFGNESAKLEEIVREIEENASNHKILIFSQFLGMLDLIRQHLEKVNIPYEYLDGQTVDRAGRVNRFQNDQTCRVFLMSLKAGGVGLNLTEADYVYLVDPWWNPAVERQAIDRTHRIGQTRKVFAYKMICKDTIEEKILLLQQRKQDLAEDLVGGESGFIKKLSQEDIMGLFS, from the coding sequence ATGGAAAACGAAAAGAAGGAGAAATTATCCAACTTCTTATTAAGACGGACGGAGAAGGATGTATTGTCAAGAGGGCGTTCCATTTATAGCAGCGGGGGATTAAAAGTTTCCAAGCTCGACTACAATGGTCCGGGTAATGCCGAATTTAAGGTCAAGAGCGACTATTCTATTCAATTTTACCAAATATATATCCGGGATTTTCTTACGCCGCAGATCACCACCGAGTGTTCTTGCCCGGATAAAAATGGCCTTTGCAAGCACCGCGTGGCCAGCATTCTATACATTCTCGATAAGATGCCGACCATCAAGCAGGTTGTTCATGAAATGAGCAGCACGGTGATCGAACTGGCAGAGATCAAGGAACTTCAACTAAGAAATCTGGTTCTGGAAGATACCTGGAAAAACAGGGAATCGATCCAGAATGTCATTATTGTTTCGGCCAAAGAAGGTGAAGCTCAATGCATTGTGCGCGAAAATGAACAGGACTTTACGGTTGATTTTCAGCGGATCAAGAGCACCAAGCAGATCCATACTTCCTGCACTTGCAATCAGCAACTGTGGGTCCCCTTGTGTCAGCACAAGCTGGCTGCGTTGCTCAAACTGCGGGAGGAGCTCGGCGATCGCGCATTCGAAGTCATGCGTGATCTTACAGTTGAAAAAAACAATCTCCTGGCGGAATACGGCTATTCGCTGGAAGACGACATTAAGGGGAAGTTTGAATTCAAACTTGATGAAGACGGCGGTTTGTATCTGATCAAAGCCGATCCGGCCTTGCAGAAAGTGGGTCCTTACCAGGATTGGCAAACATTAAGGGACCGCATTTTGCCCGCGCAGAACGTTTCTTTCAGTGTGTCGTCGGATAGTCAGCAGGAGGACGAGGACCGGATCTCTATTTTTGTTTTTTGGCCAAAAGGAAAAAATCATTTGCTGGACATTGGTTTCGGTGTTTTTTCGGTCAAATACAGCTCCAAATCGGAGAAGATTACCAACATTAAGAACATTGCGGGCGGATCGAGCCATTACTATTCCGCGGACGAAATCCCTGTTCTGACGGATGCGGATGCGCGCCTCGTGCGCATTGCGAAGCATTGGGAAGAAGGTTTGCAAAAATTCATACGCAAGCAGGGCTGGTCTTACAATGCATATCTGCATTTTGATGACGTGAGTTCAGAGCAGCGTTATGAAGCCAGGAACTACGTTGGGAAGAACCTGAACAGGATTTTCAACGACCTGGATGCCGAGCGCATTTATCTGGCGGACGGCGATTATGTAACAAGCAACAACCAGCTTACGCAGCTGGAACTGCATCGCGAGCCCGTGAAGCTTTTCTTTGTTCTTACTGAGGATAAGGAGTTTATCACATTAAATCCATACGTTGAACTGAAAGCTGGAAGCCCTTTGGAACTACAAAAAGTGGTTTCCCTGGATAGCTTCTGGCTGGGCATTCATAATGAAAAGACACTTTTCCGCTGGGCTGGCATCAGCGAGGCCGAAATGGTCGCTTACCTGGGTCAGACGGGATATAAAATCAGGGTTAGGAAGGAGTTTTCGGAAGAATTTCTGCGGGACTGGATCATTCCGGTTGCCGAGCAGTTTGACGTTATTTTCCAGACGCGGCACGAAGTGCTTTCCCGCCCTTTAACTTTTAGTAAGCCAAGAATTTATCTGAAAGAGGATGATGCTAACTTGTTGATCGTCCCCAATTTTGTTTATCAGGATGAAAACGAGGAAGGCTCCGAGGTTGTCTTCATGCACGACCAGCGTCGGAGCAAAACCGGCTTCGAAGACAATAAGATTACCATGCTGGAACGTGACCTGCCTGCCGAAAATGCAGTCTGGGAATGGTTGAAATCCTTGAATCCGGCTTTTGCGAACCAAACCGGGCAGCCGTTTTTCTATGTTCCCCTGGACCAGGTAATGAAAGGCGGATGGCTTTTCAGCTTTGTAGAGGCAGTTGGCAAAAAGAAATACGAGCTTTTGGGTTTCAAGGATCTGAAAAAAATGCGCTTCAACCCGAACCGCGGAACCGTAAAAGTGAATGCTTCATCGGGGATCGACTGGTTTGATATGACGGTGGAAATCACATTCGGCGACCAGCGGGTTTCCCTGGCGGATGCTAAAAAAGCATTGTTGAAAAAGCAGAATTACGTTCAGTTACAGGACGGTTCGCTGGGTGTCTTGCCCGACGAATGGATCAGCAAGCTGGAACCATTGCTGCAATTCGGTAGGGTGAATGGAGATAAAATCCATTTGTCGAAAATCCACTTCTCACTTATCGACGAACTCGTTTCGGAAACGGATAATGAAGAGGTGTTCCGGGAGCTTCATGAGAAGAAACAAAAACTCCTCAATTTCAAGCAAATCCCTAATGTAGCATTGCCGGAAAATGTGAATGCGACGTTGCGGCAATATCAGGAAGAGGGTTACAAGTGGATCCATTTCCTGGATGAATTTGGCTGGGGTGGATGCCTTGCGGATGATATGGGTTTAGGAAAAACTTTGCAAATGCTTACGTTCCTCCAACAGCAAAAAAACCTGAATCCGCAAAATACGAACCTTGTCGTAGTTCCTACAACACTGATTTTCAACTGGCAGGCCGAGGCTGCAAAATTTACCCCCGACCTAAGCTTGTATGTGCACCGGGGAATGGCGCGCCGGAAAGACATTGATTTTTTCCGTGAATACGACATTATCCTGACCACATACGGCACCATGCGCAGTGATGTGGAGCTGCTTCGGAAATTCGATTTCAATTACATTGTGCTGGATGAAGCGCAGGCTATCAAAAACCCTGATTCGCTCACCTCAAAAGCTTCCCGACTGCTGCACGCCAAGAATCGCCTGACGATGACGGGAACGCCGGTGGAGAACAATACATTTGACCTTTATTCCCAATTTGAATTCCTGAATCCGGGCATGCTGGGCCACGCGGACTTTTTCCGTAGCGAATATGCGACGCCTATCGACAAATATCAGGATAAAGAGAAAGCTGCTGAACTGCGCAAGCTCGTGTATCCATTCATGCTGAAACGCACGAAGGAGGAAGTTGCGACGGATTTACCGGACAAGACGGAAACCATTCTGTTTTGTGAAATGGGTCAGAAGCAGCGAAAAGTGTACGACACATTCCGCGAGAAATACCGGCTGGAAATTGCCGAGAAACTGGCAACAGAAGGGTTAAACAAAAGCAGTTTCCTGATTCTGGAAGCATTGTTAAAACTGAGGCAAATCTGCGATTCGCCTTCGATCTTGTCGGGTGATGAGGATTTCGGCAATGAATCGGCTAAGCTTGAAGAAATTGTAAGAGAGATCGAAGAGAATGCTTCGAATCATAAGATTTTGATTTTCAGCCAGTTTCTTGGAATGCTGGATCTGATCCGCCAGCATTTGGAAAAAGTGAACATTCCTTACGAATATCTGGATGGGCAAACTGTTGATCGCGCAGGCCGTGTAAACCGTTTCCAGAATGACCAGACTTGCCGGGTGTTCCTGATGAGCTTGAAAGCGGGAGGCGTGGGCCTTAACCTCACGGAAGCGGATTATGTTTATCTCGTTGATCCATGGTGGAACCCAGCGGTAGAAAGGCAAGCCATTGACCGGACGCACCGGATAGGGCAGACGCGCAAAGTGTTTGCCTATAAAATGATTTGCAAGGATACGATTGAAGAGAAAATTCTTTTGCTTCAGCAGCGGAAGCAAGACCTAGCGGAAGACCTGGTTGGCGGAGAATCAGGTTTTATCAAAAAATTAAGTCAGGAAGACATTATGGGCCTTTTTAGTTAA
- a CDS encoding NUDIX domain-containing protein — protein MNVRPSAIILQDERVLTLRYCYGDQEVYALPGGNPDPGESLQAALDRELNEELGVMSDINEMVICGEVIWKEIEKETLHMIFHTKITGDPKLNPVHTTAEEMVWLPIHELDKKLMYPNVGKQIQDFVTMLTKSGHIGVIDQPYIK, from the coding sequence ATGAATGTCCGTCCTTCTGCCATTATTTTACAAGATGAGCGCGTGCTCACTTTACGCTATTGCTATGGCGATCAGGAGGTTTACGCATTGCCCGGCGGCAATCCTGATCCCGGCGAAAGTCTGCAAGCCGCACTTGACCGCGAATTGAATGAGGAATTGGGCGTGATGTCGGACATCAATGAGATGGTGATCTGCGGGGAAGTGATCTGGAAAGAGATCGAAAAAGAAACCCTGCACATGATTTTTCATACCAAAATCACAGGAGATCCCAAGTTGAACCCGGTCCATACAACTGCTGAGGAAATGGTTTGGCTTCCCATCCATGAGCTGGATAAGAAATTAATGTATCCCAATGTCGGAAAGCAGATTCAGGACTTTGTTACGATGTTAACCAAATCGGGCCATATCGGCGTTATCGATCAGCCTTATATCAAATAG
- the lpcA gene encoding D-sedoheptulose 7-phosphate isomerase: MDYASIISQELKEAQAILDQFLNDPVQIEKIEKAARLMADAILANGKIISCGNGGSHCDAMHFAEELTGRYRDNRRSLPAIAISDVSHLSCVSNDYGYEYVFSRFIEGLGQPGDVLFGLSTSGNSANIIKATEAARAKGMKVIIMSGKDGGKLAGAADIEIRVPHFGYADRIQEIHIKVIHIFMLLIEKMVLQE, encoded by the coding sequence ATGGATTACGCCAGCATTATTAGCCAGGAATTAAAAGAAGCACAAGCGATTTTAGACCAATTTTTGAATGACCCCGTCCAAATTGAAAAAATAGAAAAAGCAGCGCGGTTAATGGCCGACGCGATTTTGGCAAACGGAAAGATTATCTCCTGCGGAAACGGCGGCTCACATTGTGACGCCATGCATTTTGCGGAAGAACTAACAGGCCGTTACCGTGATAACCGCCGTTCATTGCCCGCCATAGCCATCTCCGATGTAAGCCATTTGAGTTGCGTAAGCAATGATTATGGCTACGAATACGTGTTTTCAAGGTTTATTGAAGGCCTCGGACAACCTGGCGATGTGCTATTCGGACTCAGCACCAGCGGAAATTCTGCGAACATTATCAAAGCCACCGAAGCAGCGCGTGCGAAGGGCATGAAGGTGATCATTATGTCAGGAAAAGATGGCGGGAAACTGGCCGGAGCCGCCGACATTGAAATCCGCGTCCCACACTTTGGCTATGCAGATCGTATTCAGGAAATCCACATCAAGGTGATCCATATTTTTATGCTTTTGATTGAAAAAATGGTTTTGCAGGAATAA